A window from Lentisphaera araneosa HTCC2155 encodes these proteins:
- a CDS encoding arylsulfatase — MKKILAHPLNFNTSILSFCFFLCFAINANNKPNILLIMADDMGYSDIGCFGSEIQTPNIDRLANEGMRFRQFYNNSKCMTTRASLVTGLYPQRDNGKIEMLDSSMFTIADAMNKAGYYTFLSGKWHLGSRKGHRPIDRGFQEFYGLMDGCSNFFNPVQPDPKFKGGKTRVFGHNDKLIRSFPDDYYATDAFTDHAIEQIKKATSENKPFFGHITYTAPHYPLHAKAEDIAKYKGRYKEGWHVLRNERYQRMIEMGVISASVKLTPEDPRMQSWDSRKNKDWDQSLMEVYAAMVDSMDQNIGRILKTLDQTGVSENTLVLFISDNGGCAEMPGGDNNISHIPGPKEFYTACGPSWANAQNTPFKRYKVNMHEGGICTPCVVRWPAKIKANSWTDSIAHVIDLQPTCMALAGLDPVKDIPSDKRQLDGENILSIFEGQNYVREKPLFFAYGKTRAMRQGDWKIVYEKKWQLFNISEDRSELNDIADQHPEKLKKMISNWDQWAQRTGIKRGR, encoded by the coding sequence ATGAAAAAAATTTTAGCTCATCCATTAAATTTTAATACTTCTATTTTAAGTTTCTGTTTCTTCTTATGCTTTGCGATAAACGCAAACAACAAGCCAAACATCCTGCTAATCATGGCCGATGATATGGGCTATTCCGATATCGGTTGTTTTGGCAGCGAAATACAAACTCCTAATATTGATCGTCTGGCAAATGAAGGGATGCGTTTCCGCCAATTTTATAACAATTCAAAATGTATGACAACACGCGCCTCTTTGGTGACTGGCCTCTACCCCCAAAGAGATAATGGAAAAATCGAAATGTTGGACAGTAGCATGTTCACCATTGCTGATGCCATGAACAAAGCAGGATACTATACTTTTTTAAGCGGCAAATGGCATTTAGGCTCTCGTAAAGGTCATCGCCCTATCGATCGCGGATTTCAGGAATTCTACGGACTCATGGATGGCTGCTCAAACTTCTTTAACCCCGTTCAGCCAGACCCTAAATTCAAGGGTGGAAAAACTCGAGTTTTTGGTCACAATGATAAACTCATTAGAAGTTTCCCGGATGATTACTACGCAACGGATGCCTTCACGGATCATGCCATTGAGCAAATCAAAAAAGCGACTTCTGAAAACAAACCTTTTTTTGGGCACATCACTTACACTGCTCCGCATTACCCACTCCACGCCAAAGCAGAGGATATTGCAAAATATAAAGGCCGATATAAGGAAGGCTGGCATGTGCTAAGAAATGAACGTTACCAAAGAATGATCGAAATGGGAGTAATTTCTGCATCGGTTAAACTCACTCCAGAAGACCCAAGAATGCAAAGCTGGGATTCTCGTAAAAATAAAGACTGGGATCAAAGCCTCATGGAAGTCTACGCTGCTATGGTCGATTCCATGGATCAAAACATCGGTAGAATCCTAAAAACTCTTGATCAAACTGGTGTCAGCGAAAATACACTCGTCCTCTTTATCTCCGATAATGGTGGATGCGCAGAGATGCCTGGTGGCGACAATAATATATCCCACATCCCCGGGCCAAAGGAGTTTTATACCGCATGTGGCCCAAGCTGGGCAAATGCTCAAAATACTCCTTTCAAAAGATATAAAGTTAACATGCACGAAGGCGGCATTTGCACTCCATGTGTCGTTCGTTGGCCCGCTAAAATAAAAGCAAATTCTTGGACTGACTCAATTGCCCATGTCATTGATCTCCAACCCACATGTATGGCGTTAGCAGGACTAGATCCAGTTAAAGACATCCCCTCAGACAAACGCCAACTGGACGGCGAAAACATTCTGAGTATTTTTGAGGGCCAAAACTATGTGCGAGAAAAACCGCTATTCTTCGCTTACGGAAAAACCCGTGCGATGCGTCAGGGCGACTGGAAAATTGTCTATGAAAAAAAATGGCAACTCTTCAATATTTCCGAAGATCGAAGTGAGTTAAATGATATAGCTGACCAACACCCCGAAAAGTTAAAAAAAATGATCTCAAACTGGGACCAATGGGCTCAGCGCACTGGAATAAAAAGAGGAAGGTAA
- a CDS encoding sulfatase-like hydrolase/transferase, with amino-acid sequence MHTIRNLITSTSLFFLLSAYSADNKKLDINKPNLVIFFTDDQGTLDVNCYGSKDLYTPNMDKLAEDGVRFTQAYAHQVCCPARAMLMTGRHPQRSNVNHWTQGDAKGPKTRNMNLEEYTLAEALKDSGYKTALFGKWHLGAHLDYGPTKQGFDEFYGIRGGFIDNYNHYFLHGEGFHDLYEGTKEVFDEGKYFPNLVTDRALNFIDRNKNNPFFLFLAFNIPHYPEQADPKFDERYKNMKMPRQSYAKMISTTDDHMGQIMSKLQEHGIYDNTIIIFMSDNGHSRERNHIKFDNHKSGLAKNTKYGALGGGGNTGKWRGNKSNFYEGGIRVPAIITFPNKLPKGAVRDQAITAMDWMPTVLELCNIEPPKIKFDGKSLTQVIASEDNPSPHKVLNWQWHLAWAIRQGSWKLMGRGTEPTFLGNLDDKQPEKTNYLTEKPELVKTLHQLHKQWALDVDAPQRRKK; translated from the coding sequence ATGCATACCATTAGAAATCTTATAACTTCCACAAGTCTATTCTTTCTTTTGTCAGCCTATTCGGCTGATAATAAAAAACTGGACATCAACAAACCTAACCTTGTAATATTTTTTACAGATGACCAAGGGACACTCGACGTTAATTGTTACGGCTCTAAAGACCTTTACACTCCCAACATGGATAAACTCGCTGAAGATGGCGTGCGCTTTACTCAGGCCTACGCTCATCAGGTCTGCTGTCCTGCTCGTGCCATGCTAATGACAGGTCGCCACCCCCAGCGCAGTAATGTTAATCACTGGACACAAGGTGATGCCAAAGGTCCTAAAACCAGAAATATGAACCTAGAAGAATACACTCTGGCGGAGGCCCTTAAAGATTCGGGTTATAAAACGGCACTCTTTGGCAAATGGCACTTGGGAGCTCACCTTGATTATGGTCCAACTAAGCAGGGATTTGATGAATTTTATGGGATTCGAGGAGGTTTCATCGATAACTACAATCACTACTTCCTTCATGGTGAAGGTTTTCACGATTTATACGAAGGGACAAAAGAAGTCTTTGATGAAGGAAAATACTTCCCTAATTTAGTGACTGATCGTGCGCTTAATTTTATTGATCGAAATAAAAACAATCCATTCTTTCTCTTTCTTGCCTTCAATATCCCCCATTATCCTGAACAAGCAGACCCAAAATTTGACGAACGATATAAAAACATGAAAATGCCTCGTCAATCCTATGCCAAAATGATTTCTACCACCGATGATCACATGGGCCAAATCATGAGTAAATTACAGGAACATGGCATCTATGATAACACCATAATCATATTTATGAGTGATAATGGTCATTCTAGAGAACGGAATCATATAAAATTTGATAATCACAAAAGCGGACTCGCCAAAAACACTAAATATGGCGCCCTTGGCGGAGGTGGAAATACTGGTAAATGGCGTGGAAATAAAAGTAATTTTTATGAAGGTGGGATTCGAGTTCCCGCTATAATTACCTTCCCCAACAAGCTACCCAAAGGCGCGGTTAGAGATCAGGCTATTACAGCAATGGATTGGATGCCTACAGTTTTGGAACTTTGTAATATTGAACCACCAAAAATAAAATTTGATGGCAAGAGCCTCACCCAGGTCATTGCATCGGAGGACAATCCTTCTCCCCATAAAGTGTTAAACTGGCAATGGCATTTGGCCTGGGCTATTCGTCAAGGTAGTTGGAAACTAATGGGTCGCGGCACCGAGCCCACCTTTCTGGGCAATTTGGATGACAAACAGCCTGAGAAAACCAATTATCTAACTGAAAAACCGGAATTAGTAAAGACACTTCACCAGCTTCATAAGCAGTGGGCTTTAGACGTGGATGCTCCACAAAGGAGAAAAAAATGA
- a CDS encoding GDSL-type esterase/lipase family protein, whose protein sequence is MTRSIFIIIVFTLLTSATSRGAELIESVKNTIRSTTPEKRKKREARWWMKRHKLKLSEKAALGDVKLVFLGDSITHAWDKYKSEWDKYFAKYKALNLGYSGDRTENVLWRLDNGEVDGINPKVLVMMIGTNNAGHRKEKSQDTALGIKAILQELRIKLPETKILMLAIFPRGKNDNDELRKLTMGTNEIIKTYADDKHIFYMNINKIFLDQDRVLHKNVMRDFLHPNESMYPKWDEAILPKIEELMQ, encoded by the coding sequence ATGACTCGTTCAATATTCATCATCATAGTTTTCACTTTATTAACCTCAGCGACCAGTAGAGGCGCCGAATTAATTGAGTCTGTAAAAAACACCATTCGCTCAACAACTCCCGAAAAAAGAAAAAAACGGGAAGCTCGTTGGTGGATGAAGCGACATAAATTAAAACTCTCTGAAAAAGCCGCGCTAGGTGATGTAAAACTAGTCTTTCTCGGTGATTCCATCACTCATGCTTGGGATAAATATAAATCTGAATGGGACAAGTATTTTGCGAAGTACAAGGCTCTAAACCTAGGTTACAGTGGTGATCGTACCGAGAATGTGTTATGGCGTCTTGACAACGGTGAAGTTGACGGAATTAATCCAAAAGTACTCGTTATGATGATAGGTACTAATAATGCAGGTCATCGCAAAGAAAAATCGCAGGACACGGCCTTGGGCATAAAGGCGATTTTACAGGAACTGCGTATAAAGCTCCCAGAAACTAAAATCTTGATGCTAGCCATATTCCCAAGAGGGAAAAATGACAATGACGAGCTTCGAAAGTTAACTATGGGAACAAATGAAATCATAAAAACCTACGCAGATGATAAACATATTTTCTACATGAATATCAACAAGATATTTTTAGATCAAGATAGAGTTCTTCATAAAAATGTAATGCGAGACTTTCTACACCCAAATGAAAGCATGTACCCAAAGTGGGATGAAGCAATTCTACCCAAAATTGAGGAATTAATGCAATGA
- a CDS encoding sulfatase family protein, with protein sequence MKLLTYSRISLKLICTIALFTCNLISKEQERPNFIFLMADDLGYGDTGFNGNKIIKTPHLDNMAKEGARFTHFYSIGPVCAPTRGSALTGRHYMRYGMMDVNVGKLPHQEITIARLCKQQGYTTGHFGKWHLGTLSKIESPRHKNPAKDFAPPWERDYDDAFATEISVPTWDPAAGRYPKHDSPYWHNGQKVTDNLLGDDSRVIMDRAIPFIRKAVTDKKSFMTTIWFHTPHSPVVAGPEYLKMYEGYKEGEQHYYGCITAMDEQIGRLREELRKLNVDQNTIIWFCSDNGPEGRGNPKKKYDAYHGAFYGTAGKLRGRKRSLYNGGVCVPALVSWPGKIDAGKVINTPCSTLDYLESTLAQMNVKYPDSRPLDGENIIPILLGKTNKRNKPIIFASKISSPKTSIIQGDYKFCSNLDGKNKDELYHLHDDFSESKNIIKNHQERSITMKKMIYQWLESCNKSFHGNDYKEKYEVQGSFLKYNQAN encoded by the coding sequence ATGAAACTTTTAACCTACTCAAGGATCTCTCTTAAATTAATTTGTACGATAGCGCTTTTTACTTGTAACTTAATTTCCAAAGAACAAGAAAGACCAAATTTCATTTTCCTTATGGCCGATGATCTAGGCTATGGAGATACAGGGTTTAATGGTAACAAAATTATCAAGACCCCACATTTGGATAATATGGCCAAAGAAGGTGCTCGCTTCACACATTTTTATTCAATAGGCCCCGTTTGCGCCCCTACCCGAGGCTCGGCCTTAACTGGTCGCCACTACATGCGTTATGGCATGATGGATGTAAACGTAGGAAAACTCCCACATCAGGAAATAACTATCGCGCGACTCTGTAAACAACAGGGATATACAACTGGTCACTTCGGCAAATGGCATTTGGGAACCCTCAGTAAAATTGAATCGCCACGACACAAGAACCCCGCCAAAGATTTCGCCCCGCCATGGGAACGAGATTATGACGATGCATTTGCCACTGAAATCTCTGTCCCCACCTGGGATCCCGCAGCTGGTAGATACCCTAAGCATGATAGTCCATATTGGCACAATGGTCAGAAAGTTACCGATAATCTATTAGGTGATGATTCACGAGTTATCATGGATCGTGCCATACCGTTCATACGTAAGGCCGTAACCGACAAAAAATCTTTCATGACGACAATTTGGTTCCATACCCCACATAGCCCGGTGGTCGCTGGCCCTGAATATCTAAAAATGTACGAAGGCTACAAGGAAGGCGAGCAACACTACTACGGTTGTATCACTGCCATGGATGAACAAATCGGCCGTCTTCGTGAAGAATTAAGAAAGCTTAATGTCGATCAAAATACTATCATCTGGTTTTGCTCCGATAATGGCCCCGAAGGCCGTGGAAACCCAAAGAAAAAATATGACGCCTACCACGGCGCCTTTTATGGTACTGCAGGGAAGTTAAGAGGCCGTAAAAGGTCTCTTTACAACGGTGGTGTTTGCGTACCAGCCTTGGTAAGCTGGCCGGGAAAAATAGATGCTGGAAAAGTCATTAATACTCCCTGCTCCACTCTCGACTACCTTGAAAGTACTTTAGCTCAAATGAATGTTAAATACCCAGACTCAAGACCACTTGATGGCGAGAATATTATTCCAATTTTATTGGGAAAAACCAATAAACGCAATAAGCCAATTATATTTGCATCAAAAATCAGTTCACCTAAAACTTCTATTATTCAGGGTGATTACAAATTCTGTTCTAATCTTGACGGGAAAAACAAAGATGAACTCTATCACCTTCACGATGATTTTTCTGAATCAAAAAATATCATAAAAAATCACCAAGAACGCTCAATAACTATGAAAAAAATGATCTATCAATGGCTAGAATCCTGCAATAAGAGTTTTCATGGAAATGATTACAAGGAAAAATACGAAGTCCAGGGAAGCTTTCTCAAGTACAATCAAGCAAATTAG
- a CDS encoding prenyltransferase/squalene oxidase repeat-containing protein → MIEEDNFGVLTQEDLIKIQEDYKKQKLKDTLTGPIISTCLHVILILIASLFKGEIKTANANVEITQKVEEIIEEPPPPPPPPPPPPEPELETESETINPEISESVDVTEDIATEVEEITDEPPAADVMDDMEIISDIKPSTSPLTSAKMFSSRSPNAKAVAIRKYGGSSTAQQSLGKALDWLAKNQNPDGTWGHGHPEAMTSLAILTYLAHGETGKSKRYGSVVTKGIAQLSEWGNSGRFPLGKSKERNVYEHALVAYALSEAYAMTNNYALQNPMNKTIKFICDNQHENGSYMYGYAKSGDSNFSNACWNWQALKAAKVAGCTVENLSSTIEKSIAHMKKYATDTGFYYRLQNKGKRDPSMRAVGVLCMQLLGEQDHPACRRLGDLIVKEDVKLLTWESHGRHNDPAGFYLYWMYYATQAVFQRGGSDWKSWNQSFQKILVENQHPDGYWQSPAEGIETEREAMKDIDNKVYSTTLCALQLTVYYRYLPSSVLKKTNSKESQSKEYIESDEDVDIF, encoded by the coding sequence ATGATTGAAGAAGACAATTTTGGAGTCCTCACACAAGAGGACTTAATTAAAATACAAGAAGACTACAAAAAGCAAAAACTCAAGGACACCCTAACTGGACCTATTATTTCAACTTGTTTGCATGTAATTTTAATTTTAATCGCAAGTCTCTTTAAAGGAGAAATTAAAACAGCTAATGCTAATGTTGAAATTACTCAAAAGGTTGAAGAAATCATCGAAGAACCACCTCCTCCACCTCCTCCACCTCCACCTCCACCCGAACCAGAACTTGAAACCGAATCAGAAACCATTAACCCTGAAATTTCTGAGTCAGTCGATGTCACAGAAGATATTGCCACAGAAGTAGAAGAGATAACAGACGAACCACCTGCAGCTGATGTAATGGACGACATGGAAATAATTTCAGATATTAAACCTTCTACTTCACCTCTCACTTCAGCTAAAATGTTTTCTTCTAGATCACCAAATGCTAAAGCTGTTGCTATTCGTAAATATGGTGGTTCAAGTACCGCTCAACAGTCTCTTGGCAAAGCTCTCGATTGGTTGGCTAAAAATCAAAACCCTGACGGTACTTGGGGACACGGACACCCAGAGGCTATGACGAGCTTAGCTATTCTAACTTATTTAGCTCACGGAGAAACTGGTAAATCAAAACGATATGGTAGTGTAGTAACAAAAGGTATTGCACAACTTTCTGAATGGGGTAATTCAGGACGTTTTCCACTTGGAAAAAGCAAAGAAAGAAATGTTTATGAACATGCTTTAGTAGCTTATGCTCTATCAGAAGCGTATGCAATGACAAATAACTATGCCCTCCAAAATCCAATGAATAAAACGATAAAATTCATTTGTGACAATCAACATGAAAATGGTTCTTACATGTATGGCTATGCGAAAAGTGGTGATTCAAATTTTTCTAATGCTTGTTGGAATTGGCAGGCTTTAAAAGCCGCAAAAGTTGCCGGTTGTACCGTTGAAAATCTATCTAGCACTATAGAGAAATCTATTGCTCATATGAAAAAATATGCCACTGATACAGGCTTCTATTACCGCTTACAAAATAAAGGCAAACGAGATCCTTCAATGAGAGCTGTTGGAGTACTTTGTATGCAATTACTTGGGGAGCAAGATCACCCTGCATGTAGACGATTGGGCGATCTAATCGTCAAAGAAGACGTGAAATTATTGACATGGGAATCTCATGGCAGACACAATGACCCCGCGGGATTTTATCTTTATTGGATGTACTACGCTACTCAAGCTGTTTTTCAAAGAGGCGGTAGCGATTGGAAGTCTTGGAATCAATCATTTCAAAAAATTCTTGTAGAAAATCAACATCCAGATGGCTATTGGCAGAGCCCTGCTGAAGGTATTGAAACGGAAAGAGAAGCAATGAAAGACATAGATAATAAAGTATATTCAACCACACTTTGTGCTTTACAACTCACGGTTTATTATCGATACTTACCATCCTCTGTTTTAAAGAAAACTAATTCCAAAGAATCACAATCTAAAGAATATATAGAGAGCGATGAGGATGTAGATATTTTCTGA
- a CDS encoding arylsulfatase — protein sequence MNYIKTLCLTIFCLPMISLWSQNNDIKGSRPNIILVMTDDQGMGDLSCMGNKVLETPHIDKFYSQSTRFTEFHVSPTCAPTRSAIMTGRHEFRNGVTHTISQRELMNINYTTMPQVLQSAGYQTGIFGKWHLGELEPYPPHNRGFSEVFIHGGGAIGKAHQGSCSDFPPNFENLYFDNVFLHNQTIVQTKGFCTDVFFQAALGWIKEQHQANKPFFAYITPNAPHAPMIAPERYTQRFIKLGWDKETAGRYGMIENLDDNFGLLISKLEEWQILDNTLVIFMTDNGQSAKPAKFNGKKLKVYNAGFKSGKGSIFEGGSHVPAFWRWQGVLNESKDINALSAHIDLFKTFAELAGAKIPYTCQDIDGTSLVPLLENPESNWPDRELFFHRGRWKKGQNPEKSKSKGYAVRTQRWRMVEKRLYDISNDPYESKDVSKQYPEVMQRLTQSYEKWWHDTVPMMINEDRPLSSEFPYVIRYEKQKAERGIPDWVPPKI from the coding sequence ATGAATTACATAAAAACACTTTGCCTGACAATCTTTTGTTTACCAATGATTTCTCTCTGGAGTCAAAACAATGACATAAAAGGCTCACGACCCAATATTATTTTGGTGATGACTGACGATCAGGGTATGGGCGATTTGTCTTGCATGGGAAACAAAGTTCTTGAAACACCACACATAGATAAGTTCTATTCGCAATCCACTCGATTTACTGAATTTCATGTGAGCCCAACTTGTGCCCCAACACGTTCAGCAATAATGACCGGTCGCCATGAATTCCGAAATGGCGTGACCCACACCATAAGCCAGCGGGAACTGATGAATATTAATTACACAACGATGCCTCAAGTTCTACAATCGGCAGGCTATCAAACCGGTATTTTTGGAAAGTGGCACTTAGGTGAATTAGAGCCCTACCCACCTCACAATCGTGGTTTTTCTGAGGTCTTCATTCACGGTGGAGGCGCTATCGGAAAAGCTCACCAGGGAAGCTGTTCGGATTTCCCTCCCAACTTCGAAAATCTTTACTTTGACAATGTTTTTCTTCATAATCAGACCATAGTCCAAACCAAAGGCTTCTGTACAGATGTATTTTTCCAAGCCGCTCTTGGCTGGATTAAAGAACAGCATCAAGCAAATAAGCCCTTCTTTGCTTACATCACGCCAAACGCACCTCATGCACCCATGATCGCCCCAGAGAGATATACCCAACGTTTCATTAAACTCGGTTGGGATAAAGAAACTGCCGGCCGCTATGGAATGATCGAAAACCTCGACGACAACTTTGGACTTCTCATAAGTAAGCTCGAAGAGTGGCAAATTTTAGACAATACCTTAGTCATTTTCATGACGGATAATGGTCAATCGGCTAAGCCTGCCAAATTTAATGGGAAAAAATTAAAAGTTTATAATGCAGGCTTTAAGAGTGGCAAAGGTTCAATTTTCGAAGGCGGATCTCACGTACCTGCCTTTTGGCGTTGGCAAGGAGTATTAAATGAGAGCAAAGATATCAATGCTCTTAGCGCCCATATCGATTTGTTTAAAACCTTTGCTGAACTTGCAGGAGCAAAAATCCCTTATACATGCCAAGATATCGACGGCACAAGCCTCGTTCCACTTCTAGAAAACCCTGAATCAAATTGGCCTGATCGTGAACTCTTCTTTCATCGAGGCAGATGGAAAAAAGGTCAAAACCCTGAAAAATCTAAATCAAAAGGATACGCGGTGCGTACTCAACGTTGGCGCATGGTCGAAAAAAGACTCTATGACATAAGCAATGACCCATACGAATCTAAAGATGTCTCAAAGCAATATCCCGAAGTCATGCAACGCTTAACTCAATCATATGAAAAATGGTGGCATGATACCGTCCCAATGATGATCAACGAAGACCGTCCTTTGTCCAGTGAATTTCCCTATGTGATTCGCTATGAAAAACAAAAAGCAGAACGCGGTATCCCAGATTGGGTACCACCAAAAATTTAA